A single window of Nicotiana sylvestris chromosome 5, ASM39365v2, whole genome shotgun sequence DNA harbors:
- the LOC138868759 gene encoding uncharacterized protein — protein MIIRDHNYGFIAAPLGKGTYNLAEIEAALLGIQWCLSNGFSKIYLESDSTLLVQWLNNGKGFPWSMKMKLQQLSNLCQQCGEFICSHAYREANYPADSLSKLSHQLPTLTNCTTLSSLPSHIRGFALL, from the exons ATGATTATTAGGGATCATAATTATGGTTTCATTGCTGCACCTTTAGGGAAAGGTACCTATAACCTTGCAGAAATTGAAGCAGCTCTCTTAGGTATCCAATGGTGTTTGAGTAATGGATTCTCTAAGATCTATCTGGAATCAGATTCTACTCTCTTAGTTCAATGGTTAAATAATGGGAAAGGCTTTCCCTGGTCCATGAAGATGAAACTTCAACAACTCTCAAATCTCTGTCAACAATGTGGGGAGTTCATATGCTCACATGCCTATAGAGAAGCCAACTATCCTGCAGATTCTCTATCAAAGCTCAGCCATCAACTACCAACTCTAACCAATTGTACCACACTCTCCTCACTGCCTAGTCACATAAGAG GTTTTGCTCTCCTCTGA